A window of Myxococcales bacterium contains these coding sequences:
- a CDS encoding metallophosphoesterase: MRRLARAGWVGLFPLVFGFVHLQGCGSETDPGGTPPDPTATVPTGTGSVPPPTEPPVDLRKERPWEVISEKGETYLSDVFYADAAQNEQVMPYAIDGHVMIDRLIYPTLGNPNLYVKGDPKDSFMIVSRIEDAVLRHLSPVDKGPKAGTQLHTVQLTETNASGVFFLLVPRAQRAQNTEVKTPALYGAGTGVIRIKPSEILMHDEPADMPAALKARKTYRFVFRQDVMAAVASGLYDVRMEVRADNALLQVGGKPVYEYQYNAVRVFDRETEEYTALNVTDTQVSIGDLYDGKTLAKLDDFVYFVNTTPNTNVRQAAFITFNGDLHNGGSPGGFRQRYVATTYAEEAKVIVAALKNLTIPIFLTVGNHDGYVATGHVPSAVRGVDTAVGTSLEEVVGEASPKAWPDFRFADYQAYLNRTKDALGGLHRDIYTGRFARTKGDTFTTGWKELPVADRNMFLYDGLQQWQKTYGPLYASWKFGKNRYVNMNSFEMRQHRRSGWGMYTVNYGGALGETQVDWIDRELVRAQDAGDDVIMLAHHDPRGGHNGEDFGYLFEQLEYQSVQQSAFNYIIGEVINPVVCKLPWWALSSNKQEACLHDGLQEWMRPDAEFDCLPAEKGADGKCMANLFTGPNAKPLQFSNLELMDRIAKNPQVRTLIFGHTHYNSYEMWQSGDNLLPGKLPIDDVSVKKFATYELENPVRGHALLERQRPYEASSAAFADKTMSAPRRTTYDPNEVDERPIDRAVREYAAAYERAIAGKHRTLAGNGSPRELSILRLTCNADLTSQKYQGRAMYGFTVLHVSKKTDARGYTSPQVNGLSFFINAGDDRFDFIRTVALDRMVKVTPKDGKNPVGSLFQ, translated from the coding sequence ATGCGAAGGCTTGCGCGCGCGGGTTGGGTCGGGCTCTTTCCTTTGGTCTTTGGGTTCGTTCACCTCCAGGGCTGCGGCTCCGAGACGGACCCGGGCGGGACGCCCCCCGACCCTACGGCGACGGTGCCCACCGGGACGGGGAGCGTGCCTCCGCCGACCGAGCCTCCGGTCGACCTCCGCAAGGAGCGACCGTGGGAGGTCATCAGCGAGAAGGGCGAGACGTACCTGTCCGACGTGTTCTACGCCGACGCCGCGCAGAACGAGCAGGTCATGCCCTACGCGATCGACGGTCACGTCATGATCGATCGCCTGATCTACCCGACCCTCGGCAACCCGAACCTCTACGTGAAGGGCGATCCGAAGGACTCGTTCATGATCGTGAGCCGGATCGAGGACGCCGTGCTCCGCCACCTCTCGCCGGTGGACAAGGGGCCCAAGGCCGGCACGCAGCTCCACACGGTGCAGCTCACGGAGACGAACGCGAGCGGCGTGTTCTTCCTGCTCGTGCCTCGCGCCCAGCGCGCGCAAAACACCGAGGTCAAGACCCCTGCCCTCTACGGCGCGGGGACCGGCGTCATCCGCATCAAGCCGAGCGAGATCTTGATGCACGACGAGCCCGCCGACATGCCCGCGGCGCTCAAGGCCCGAAAGACGTACAGGTTCGTGTTCCGCCAAGACGTGATGGCGGCCGTGGCCTCGGGCCTCTACGACGTCCGCATGGAGGTGCGCGCCGACAACGCGCTCCTCCAGGTCGGCGGCAAGCCCGTGTACGAGTACCAGTACAACGCCGTGCGCGTGTTCGACCGCGAGACCGAGGAGTACACGGCCCTCAACGTGACCGACACGCAGGTGTCGATAGGCGATTTGTACGACGGCAAGACGCTCGCGAAGCTCGACGACTTCGTCTACTTCGTGAACACCACGCCGAACACGAACGTGCGCCAGGCCGCGTTCATCACGTTCAACGGCGACCTCCACAACGGCGGCTCGCCCGGCGGCTTCCGCCAGCGCTACGTGGCCACGACCTACGCCGAGGAGGCGAAGGTCATCGTGGCAGCCCTGAAGAACCTGACGATCCCGATCTTCCTCACGGTCGGAAACCACGACGGCTACGTGGCGACCGGGCACGTGCCGAGCGCGGTGCGTGGGGTCGACACGGCCGTGGGCACGTCCCTCGAGGAGGTCGTAGGTGAGGCCTCTCCCAAGGCGTGGCCCGACTTCCGCTTCGCGGACTACCAGGCGTACTTGAACCGCACCAAAGACGCGCTCGGTGGCCTCCACAGGGACATCTACACCGGCAGGTTCGCGCGCACGAAGGGCGACACGTTCACGACCGGCTGGAAGGAGCTGCCGGTGGCCGACCGCAACATGTTCCTCTACGACGGCCTCCAGCAGTGGCAAAAGACGTACGGTCCGCTCTACGCGTCGTGGAAGTTCGGGAAAAACCGGTACGTGAACATGAACTCGTTCGAGATGCGCCAGCACAGGCGCTCGGGCTGGGGCATGTACACGGTGAACTACGGCGGCGCCCTCGGCGAGACGCAGGTCGACTGGATCGATCGTGAGCTCGTGCGCGCCCAAGACGCAGGCGACGACGTCATCATGCTCGCGCACCACGATCCGCGCGGCGGGCACAACGGCGAGGACTTCGGCTACCTCTTCGAGCAGCTCGAGTACCAGAGCGTCCAGCAGAGCGCGTTCAACTACATCATCGGCGAGGTCATCAACCCCGTCGTCTGCAAGCTTCCGTGGTGGGCGCTCTCGAGCAACAAACAGGAGGCATGCCTCCACGACGGCCTGCAAGAGTGGATGCGTCCCGACGCCGAGTTCGACTGCCTGCCCGCCGAGAAGGGCGCCGACGGCAAGTGCATGGCGAACCTCTTCACGGGGCCGAACGCGAAGCCGCTCCAGTTCTCGAACCTCGAGCTCATGGATCGCATCGCGAAGAACCCGCAGGTGCGCACGCTCATCTTCGGCCACACGCACTACAACTCGTACGAGATGTGGCAGTCGGGCGACAACCTCTTGCCCGGCAAGCTCCCCATCGACGACGTGAGCGTGAAGAAGTTCGCCACCTACGAGCTCGAGAACCCGGTGCGTGGCCACGCGCTCCTCGAGCGGCAGCGCCCGTACGAGGCCTCGTCCGCGGCCTTCGCCGACAAGACCATGAGCGCCCCCCGGCGCACGACCTACGATCCCAACGAGGTCGACGAGCGCCCGATCGACCGCGCGGTTCGCGAGTACGCCGCGGCCTACGAGCGGGCGATCGCCGGAAAACACCGCACCCTCGCGGGCAACGGCTCGCCGCGTGAGCTCTCGATCCTGCGGCTCACCTGCAACGCCGACCTGACGAGCCAGAAGTACCAGGGGCGCGCGATGTACGGCTTCACCGTGCTCCACGTGAGCAAGAAGACCGACGCGCGCGGCTACACGAGCCCCCAGGTGAACGGGCTCTCGTTCTTCATCAACGCCGGCGACGACCGCTTCGACTTCATCCGCACGGTGGCGCTCGATCGCATGGTGAAGGTCACGCCCAAGGACGGGAAGAACCCCGTGGGCTCGCTCTTCCAGTAG
- a CDS encoding endonuclease/exonuclease/phosphatase family protein, translating into MVTVATFNVKDFFDSPKNAPVLREKARVVAKEIARAEADVIALQEVGSEALVREVMSHVPGGEGFEVLFGGADARGIGNAIVTRVPVLSWEAIATDTLPFPVFREGDAPPFPGRLRLRRPIVRATLAFGPHTATFFCTHWKSKLPKAKEGPDGKELWWEGGLERAEADLRSLVSRAAEALFVRGLVEARASAGEEVVVLGDLNDTASSVPVRIVRAEGLPHELFPATDAAPAEARTSVLHRGTPEQIDHVLVTAGLRERVREASFFNEALRDHPFSPDAEPTVDSDHAMVVVRFVD; encoded by the coding sequence ATGGTCACCGTCGCCACCTTCAACGTGAAGGACTTCTTCGACTCTCCCAAGAACGCCCCCGTGCTCCGCGAGAAGGCCCGGGTCGTCGCGAAGGAGATCGCGCGGGCCGAGGCCGACGTCATCGCCCTGCAAGAGGTCGGGTCCGAGGCGCTCGTCCGCGAGGTGATGTCCCACGTCCCCGGGGGCGAGGGGTTCGAGGTGCTCTTCGGGGGGGCCGACGCGCGCGGCATCGGGAACGCGATCGTGACGCGGGTCCCCGTGCTCTCGTGGGAGGCCATCGCCACGGATACGCTGCCATTTCCCGTGTTTCGTGAGGGAGACGCGCCACCGTTTCCGGGGCGGTTGAGGCTCCGGCGCCCCATCGTCCGGGCGACCCTCGCCTTCGGTCCCCACACGGCCACGTTCTTCTGCACGCACTGGAAGAGCAAGCTCCCCAAGGCCAAAGAGGGCCCCGACGGGAAGGAGCTCTGGTGGGAGGGAGGCCTGGAGCGCGCCGAAGCCGACCTGCGCAGCTTGGTCTCCCGCGCGGCCGAGGCGCTCTTCGTGCGCGGGCTCGTCGAAGCGCGTGCGTCCGCGGGGGAGGAGGTCGTCGTGCTCGGTGATCTCAACGACACCGCGAGCTCGGTCCCGGTGCGCATCGTGCGCGCCGAAGGGCTGCCGCACGAGCTCTTCCCCGCGACCGACGCCGCCCCCGCCGAGGCGCGCACGTCGGTCCTGCATCGGGGCACGCCGGAGCAGATCGATCACGTGCTCGTGACGGCGGGCCTCCGCGAGCGCGTGCGGGAGGCTTCGTTCTTCAACGAGGCCCTCCGCGACCACCCGTTCTCACCGGACGCCGAGCCGACGGTCGACTCGGACCACGCCATGGTCGTGGTCCGCTTCGTCGACTAA
- a CDS encoding sigma 54-dependent Fis family transcriptional regulator produces the protein MTSDDGTRTKKHVRADIARADEKVVRVTVSVSRGPDAGKTFAAEPRASATVGTGEGTDLRLTDPTVSRYHVELEPTSSGVRVRDLGSLNGTYLGRARIAAAEVPQGTALTLGDSTITVTSADLMAPGDVPEVPEIVTRSPRMLDVLRHVTRLARLALPVLVTGETGTGKELVAKALHDKGPRARGPFVVVDCGALSPQLVESELFGHERGAFTGAVARHVGALERAHGGTVFLDEIGELPGPAQAALLGALERKRVRRVGGSAEIALDVRIVAATHRDLRAEVNRGTFRADLYYRIAGAHLSLPPLRERPEDIPLLVRRFAEEAGGSPDLVPESVVESFTRMHFAGNVRELRNAVERALALDLEGAAPLDPPARDEDRDAAGETPVVRYRDARAKAVADFERAYVTDLIARAGGNASEAARLAKMDRPYLLGLLRRYSLR, from the coding sequence GTGACCTCGGACGACGGCACGCGCACGAAAAAACACGTCCGCGCCGACATCGCGCGGGCGGACGAGAAGGTCGTGCGCGTGACGGTGAGCGTCTCGCGCGGGCCCGACGCGGGGAAGACGTTCGCGGCCGAGCCTCGGGCGAGCGCGACGGTCGGCACGGGAGAGGGCACCGACCTCCGCCTCACCGATCCGACCGTGAGCCGGTACCACGTCGAGCTCGAGCCCACCTCGAGCGGCGTGCGAGTGCGCGACCTCGGGAGCCTCAACGGGACGTACCTCGGGCGAGCGAGGATCGCCGCGGCCGAGGTGCCCCAAGGGACGGCGCTCACCCTCGGAGACAGCACGATCACGGTCACGTCCGCCGACCTCATGGCACCGGGGGACGTCCCCGAGGTGCCCGAGATCGTGACGCGGAGCCCCCGCATGCTCGACGTGCTCCGTCACGTCACGAGGCTCGCGCGGCTCGCCCTCCCGGTGCTCGTGACCGGAGAGACGGGCACCGGGAAGGAGCTCGTCGCCAAGGCCCTGCACGACAAAGGGCCGCGCGCGCGAGGGCCGTTCGTCGTCGTCGACTGCGGCGCCCTGTCTCCGCAGTTGGTGGAGTCCGAGCTGTTCGGCCACGAGCGCGGCGCGTTCACCGGGGCGGTCGCGAGGCACGTCGGGGCGCTCGAGCGCGCGCACGGCGGCACGGTCTTCCTCGACGAAATCGGGGAGCTCCCGGGCCCGGCGCAGGCGGCCCTCCTCGGCGCGCTCGAGCGAAAACGCGTGCGACGGGTCGGTGGCTCCGCCGAGATCGCGCTCGACGTCCGGATCGTCGCGGCCACCCACCGCGACCTCCGCGCCGAGGTGAACCGAGGGACGTTTCGCGCCGATCTCTACTACCGCATCGCGGGGGCGCACCTCTCCCTACCTCCGCTCCGCGAGCGCCCCGAGGACATTCCCTTGCTCGTGAGGCGCTTCGCGGAAGAGGCCGGCGGCTCACCCGATTTGGTGCCCGAGAGCGTCGTCGAATCGTTCACGCGCATGCACTTCGCGGGCAACGTGCGCGAGCTCCGGAACGCGGTCGAACGCGCCCTCGCGCTGGATCTGGAGGGCGCCGCGCCCCTCGATCCGCCCGCGCGCGACGAGGACCGCGATGCCGCCGGCGAGACCCCGGTCGTCCGGTACCGAGACGCCCGAGCGAAGGCGGTCGCGGACTTCGAGCGCGCCTACGTGACCGATCTCATCGCTCGCGCAGGCGGAAACGCATCCGAGGCCGCGCGGCTCGCCAAGATGGACCGCCCGTACCTGCTCGGGCTCCTGCGCCGCTACTCCCTGCGCTGA
- a CDS encoding protein kinase, translating to MDDALLGGRYRLGEELGKGGMARVVRAFDTRLSRDCAVKILSADLRADPAYVARFHAEAVLSAKVSHPCLVEVIDVGVSESGDVYLVMELLDGVQLGSVIDEGGMALERFFPVARGVLEGLRALHAAGIVHRDVTARNVMLVRGLEGEERVKVLDLGIAKATGQKTLTEPGTFVGTLQSMAPEQIRGEPVDARADLYSVGVLFFRMLSGHLPFEGDATSLMYQHLEARPPPVESTKRVVPVSLVRLVASCLEKEPSARPPSAEALLHALSRIERGESEPEPPLSASADVANVPDLALPPPPTRTEASPAGSLRAEMVLEPEPTSNAPLELVEVDRKPETAIEVAAAPCTTCGAKLAPNAVVCASCGARASAITPFRGPNVVLGPRVPAWLAPVGILPVSIGKRVATYSFGAAVLAALAGGTSGVLPITFFVVSIVATVGVVVRQHLDDAA from the coding sequence ATGGACGATGCGCTGCTCGGGGGCCGCTATCGGCTCGGGGAAGAGCTCGGCAAGGGAGGTATGGCCCGGGTCGTGCGGGCCTTCGACACGAGGCTCTCGCGCGACTGCGCGGTGAAGATCCTCTCCGCGGATCTCCGTGCGGATCCGGCGTACGTGGCGCGCTTCCACGCGGAGGCCGTGCTCTCGGCCAAGGTCTCGCACCCGTGCCTCGTCGAGGTGATCGACGTCGGAGTGTCGGAGTCGGGCGACGTGTACCTCGTCATGGAGCTGCTCGATGGGGTGCAGCTCGGGTCCGTGATCGACGAGGGGGGAATGGCCCTCGAGCGCTTTTTTCCGGTCGCGCGCGGCGTGCTCGAGGGGCTTCGCGCGCTCCACGCCGCCGGCATCGTCCACCGGGACGTGACCGCTCGCAACGTGATGCTCGTGCGAGGGCTTGAGGGAGAGGAGCGCGTGAAGGTGCTCGACCTCGGCATCGCGAAGGCGACGGGACAGAAGACGCTCACCGAGCCCGGCACGTTCGTGGGCACGCTCCAGTCGATGGCGCCCGAGCAAATTCGTGGCGAGCCCGTCGACGCGCGCGCCGATCTCTACTCGGTCGGCGTCCTCTTTTTTCGCATGCTCTCGGGACATCTCCCCTTCGAGGGCGACGCGACGTCGCTCATGTACCAGCACCTCGAAGCGCGCCCGCCGCCCGTCGAGAGCACGAAGCGTGTCGTGCCGGTCTCGCTCGTCCGCCTCGTCGCGTCCTGCCTCGAGAAGGAGCCTTCGGCGCGCCCCCCTTCGGCCGAAGCGTTGCTCCACGCGCTCTCTCGCATCGAGCGGGGTGAGAGCGAGCCCGAGCCGCCCTTGTCCGCGAGCGCGGACGTTGCGAACGTTCCCGACCTCGCGCTCCCTCCGCCACCCACGCGCACCGAAGCCTCTCCGGCAGGCAGTCTACGCGCCGAGATGGTGCTCGAGCCCGAGCCGACTTCGAACGCCCCGCTCGAGCTCGTCGAGGTCGACCGCAAGCCCGAGACGGCCATCGAGGTCGCCGCTGCGCCGTGCACGACCTGCGGCGCGAAGCTCGCGCCGAACGCCGTCGTCTGTGCCTCGTGCGGGGCACGGGCGTCCGCGATCACGCCGTTCCGAGGGCCGAACGTCGTGCTCGGGCCGAGGGTGCCGGCGTGGCTCGCCCCCGTCGGGATCTTGCCCGTCTCCATCGGCAAGCGTGTGGCGACCTATTCGTTCGGCGCCGCGGTCCTCGCGGCTCTCGCTGGCGGAACGTCCGGGGTGCTCCCCATCACGTTCTTCGTGGTCTCGATCGTCGCGACCGTGGGCGTGGTCGTGAGGCAGCACCTCGACGACGCCGCGTGA
- a CDS encoding serine/threonine protein kinase, with product MADPSKRTVLGGRYRLDSLLGQGGMGTVHRALDLKLDRPVAVKVVDAHSRTPDIHARFVREARRTAQIRHPHVVEVFDHGETDSGDLYFVMELLEGEPLSVRLARDGRLSLGRFFRIAREMCEGLGAAHALGIVHRDVKPANVMLVAKGRVNDYVKIVDFGIAKAQNAGTQLTEAGMFLGTLEYIAPEQIMGEALDPRADVYALGVVFHRMLTGKPLYPDVPRSALVMHHLETVPARPEVACPEAGIPRSLADLVMRCLEKDPKARFSDATEVAAALASFEGLFAISDDGPPSSRVVPAAGSQPALDPLDEVTVASSSGPHAEVVLELADAPRSAGTALMARPVSQTCASCKKYVAETADTCPHCGAPRVGSGMRPVTRRSAALAAVPPRDSAPVVLRVLGAIPMWISVPLTLGASLGLALLVKLEVSEGYVALSLAVVVGIVSVVARRVADRYGT from the coding sequence ATGGCGGATCCCTCGAAGCGCACGGTCCTCGGCGGGCGGTATCGGCTCGACTCCCTGCTCGGCCAGGGAGGCATGGGCACGGTGCACCGCGCGCTCGACTTGAAGCTCGATCGTCCGGTCGCCGTGAAGGTGGTCGACGCGCACTCGCGAACTCCCGACATCCACGCGCGGTTCGTGCGCGAGGCCCGGCGCACCGCGCAGATCCGGCATCCCCACGTCGTCGAGGTGTTCGACCACGGCGAGACCGACTCGGGCGATCTCTACTTCGTCATGGAGCTGCTCGAAGGGGAGCCTCTCTCGGTGCGCCTCGCGCGTGACGGGAGGCTCTCGCTCGGGCGTTTTTTCCGCATCGCGAGGGAGATGTGCGAAGGGCTCGGCGCCGCCCACGCGCTCGGGATCGTGCACCGTGACGTGAAGCCCGCCAACGTGATGCTCGTCGCGAAGGGGCGCGTGAACGACTACGTGAAGATCGTCGACTTCGGGATCGCGAAGGCTCAGAACGCCGGCACGCAGCTCACCGAGGCGGGCATGTTCCTGGGGACGCTCGAGTACATCGCACCCGAGCAAATCATGGGTGAAGCCCTCGACCCTCGCGCGGACGTCTACGCGCTGGGCGTCGTCTTCCACCGCATGCTCACGGGCAAGCCGCTCTACCCGGACGTGCCGCGCTCGGCGCTCGTCATGCACCACCTCGAGACCGTCCCGGCTCGGCCCGAGGTCGCGTGCCCGGAGGCCGGGATCCCTCGTTCTCTCGCGGATCTCGTCATGCGGTGCCTCGAGAAGGACCCGAAGGCGCGCTTCTCGGACGCCACCGAGGTCGCGGCTGCGCTCGCCTCGTTCGAAGGGCTCTTCGCGATCTCCGACGACGGGCCCCCGTCGAGCCGCGTCGTGCCGGCGGCAGGGAGCCAGCCCGCGCTCGACCCGCTCGACGAGGTGACCGTCGCGTCGAGCAGCGGCCCCCACGCCGAGGTCGTGCTCGAGCTCGCCGACGCCCCTCGCTCCGCGGGGACGGCGCTCATGGCGCGCCCGGTCTCCCAAACCTGTGCATCTTGCAAGAAATACGTCGCCGAGACGGCCGACACATGCCCCCATTGTGGGGCTCCTCGGGTCGGCTCCGGCATGCGCCCGGTGACGCGCCGGAGCGCCGCGCTCGCCGCCGTGCCGCCACGCGACTCGGCTCCCGTCGTCCTTCGTGTGCTCGGCGCGATCCCGATGTGGATCTCGGTGCCGCTCACGTTGGGGGCAAGCCTCGGGCTCGCGCTCCTCGTCAAGCTCGAGGTGAGCGAGGGATACGTGGCCCTGTCGCTCGCGGTCGTCGTGGGCATCGTCTCCGTCGTGGCGCGGCGGGTCGCCGATCGCTACGGTACGTGA
- a CDS encoding TetR/AcrR family transcriptional regulator has product MSGFVRARKPEQKEERRAHLLSTARALVEGTGGVDGLGLNELARQAGMTKSNVYRYFESREAVLLALLEAEYEAWLGDLRGSLPKPCTTGTRRRRPAHERRAAPGPASSSIDQLARTLARSLVSRPVLVVLTSALPTVLERNLSEEAIVAFKLRSAAFFDEVALVLEPYVPVAIGVPLMHDVVAALGGLYPYACPAEAVRRALARPELCSMARDLEADLERFVRALANDWLSRGRRVPEASPG; this is encoded by the coding sequence ATGTCGGGCTTCGTACGTGCGCGAAAACCAGAGCAAAAGGAGGAGCGTCGGGCGCACCTCCTGTCGACCGCGCGTGCCCTCGTCGAAGGTACGGGAGGGGTCGACGGCCTTGGCCTGAACGAGCTCGCGCGGCAGGCGGGCATGACCAAGTCGAACGTGTACCGGTACTTCGAGAGCCGCGAGGCCGTGCTGCTCGCCCTCCTCGAGGCCGAGTACGAGGCGTGGCTCGGCGACCTTCGAGGCTCCCTCCCGAAGCCGTGCACCACGGGGACACGACGACGTCGTCCTGCCCACGAGCGCCGCGCGGCCCCGGGGCCGGCATCGTCGTCCATCGACCAGCTCGCGCGCACCCTCGCGCGCTCTCTCGTTTCGCGGCCGGTGCTCGTGGTGCTGACGAGCGCGCTCCCCACCGTGCTCGAGAGGAACCTGAGCGAAGAGGCGATCGTCGCGTTCAAGCTCCGCTCGGCGGCGTTCTTCGACGAGGTCGCGCTCGTGCTCGAGCCCTACGTGCCGGTCGCGATCGGGGTGCCCCTCATGCACGACGTGGTCGCCGCGCTCGGCGGCCTCTACCCGTACGCGTGCCCCGCCGAGGCCGTTCGTCGAGCCCTCGCGAGACCCGAGCTCTGCTCGATGGCCCGTGACCTCGAGGCGGACCTCGAGCGTTTCGTTCGTGCCCTCGCGAACGACTGGCTCTCGCGAGGTCGGCGCGTCCCCGAGGCGAGCCCCGGCTGA
- a CDS encoding SDR family oxidoreductase yields MPRPHMCPEALLRTDLTGKTFVVTGGSSGIGLVTVEQLAKQGATVVLACRRVAEGERAAAEMKARGARGAIEVMSLDLADLASVRAFAAAFLAKHDALHGLVNNAGVMNTPKGTTKDGFETQIGTNHLGHFLLTELLLGALEKGAPSRIVALSSCYHDMAQGREGRIDLDDLHFERRPYDGWSAYAQSKLANVLHARELARRVADKGITAVSVHPGWVRTNLIRQTMPTWLQDTVLRPFLRLSGMIEPWEGAQTTLYALLAPEIESGAYYSQTGIYREKKLAAGGWPMRSPNPNAHDDGMAARFYDTSRALVGLSG; encoded by the coding sequence ATGCCGCGACCTCACATGTGCCCCGAAGCTCTCCTCCGCACCGACCTCACCGGGAAGACGTTCGTCGTCACCGGGGGCAGCTCGGGCATCGGCCTCGTCACGGTCGAGCAGCTCGCGAAGCAGGGGGCGACCGTCGTGCTCGCGTGCCGCCGTGTGGCCGAGGGGGAGCGCGCGGCCGCGGAGATGAAGGCGCGCGGCGCCCGAGGGGCCATCGAGGTCATGAGCCTCGACCTCGCCGACCTCGCGAGCGTCCGAGCCTTCGCCGCGGCCTTCCTCGCGAAGCACGACGCGCTTCACGGGCTCGTGAACAACGCCGGCGTCATGAACACTCCCAAGGGGACCACGAAGGACGGCTTCGAGACCCAGATCGGCACGAACCACCTCGGCCACTTCTTGCTGACCGAGCTGCTCCTCGGTGCCCTCGAGAAGGGCGCGCCGTCCCGCATCGTCGCGCTCTCGAGCTGCTACCACGACATGGCGCAAGGCCGAGAGGGCCGCATCGATCTCGACGATCTCCACTTCGAGCGCCGCCCGTACGACGGGTGGTCCGCCTACGCGCAGTCGAAGCTCGCCAACGTCCTCCACGCACGGGAGCTCGCACGGCGCGTCGCCGACAAGGGCATCACGGCCGTGAGCGTGCACCCGGGTTGGGTGAGGACGAACCTCATTCGCCAGACCATGCCCACCTGGCTCCAAGACACCGTGCTCCGGCCGTTCTTGCGCCTCTCGGGCATGATCGAGCCGTGGGAGGGCGCCCAGACGACGCTCTATGCCCTGCTCGCCCCCGAGATCGAATCGGGTGCATACTACAGCCAAACCGGCATCTACCGCGAAAAGAAGCTCGCGGCAGGCGGGTGGCCCATGCGCTCGCCGAACCCGAACGCCCACGACGACGGGATGGCCGCGCGGTTCTACGACACGAGCCGGGCGCTCGTCGGCCTCTCCGGCTGA
- a CDS encoding enoyl-[acyl-carrier-protein] reductase, with protein MLPIDLKGKRAFVAGVADDAGFGFAIAKAFAEAGAEVTVGTWPPAYNIFTTLLRRGKLDESMVLSSGEKFEFSKIYALDADFDTFDDIPAETRESKRYKEHGDCSIHGVAAKLREDFGEHPIDLVVHALANGPEVKNPLLETSRKGYLSAIGTSAYSNVSLVRAFGPMMKPGGTFVSLSYLAAERVIPGYGGGMSSAKSALESDTRTLAFEAGRKWGLRVNCISAGPLASRAASAIGFIHDMIAYTKANSPLPEAITALEVGATAAFLASPLGAGITGSTIYVDKGYSIMGKTV; from the coding sequence ATGCTTCCGATCGATCTCAAGGGCAAGCGCGCCTTCGTGGCGGGTGTGGCAGACGACGCGGGCTTCGGCTTCGCCATCGCGAAGGCGTTCGCCGAGGCGGGGGCCGAGGTCACGGTCGGCACGTGGCCACCGGCGTACAACATCTTCACGACCTTGCTCCGCCGCGGAAAGCTCGACGAGTCGATGGTGCTCTCGTCGGGTGAAAAGTTCGAGTTTTCGAAGATTTACGCCCTCGACGCCGACTTCGACACGTTCGACGACATCCCCGCGGAGACGCGCGAGAGCAAGCGCTACAAGGAGCACGGCGACTGCTCCATCCACGGCGTCGCCGCGAAGCTCCGCGAAGACTTCGGCGAGCACCCGATCGACCTCGTCGTGCACGCGCTCGCGAACGGCCCCGAGGTGAAGAACCCGCTGCTCGAGACGAGCCGTAAGGGCTACCTCTCGGCGATCGGCACGAGCGCGTACTCGAACGTGTCCCTCGTGCGCGCGTTCGGCCCGATGATGAAGCCCGGCGGGACGTTCGTGTCGCTCTCCTACCTCGCCGCCGAGCGTGTCATTCCCGGCTACGGCGGGGGCATGAGCTCGGCCAAGTCGGCGCTCGAGAGCGACACACGCACGCTCGCGTTCGAGGCGGGGCGCAAGTGGGGCCTCCGCGTGAACTGCATCTCGGCGGGCCCGCTCGCGTCGCGTGCCGCGTCGGCGATCGGGTTCATCCACGACATGATCGCGTACACCAAGGCGAACTCCCCCCTGCCCGAGGCGATCACGGCCCTCGAGGTGGGCGCGACCGCGGCGTTCCTGGCGAGCCCCTTGGGCGCCGGCATCACCGGGTCGACCATCTACGTCGACAAGGGCTACTCGATCATGGGCAAGACGGTCTGA
- a CDS encoding response regulator transcription factor encodes MSAPLRVLVCDDELMARKRIARIVSELSGIEAVLECASGEEVLSVLSREDVDVAILDIHMPGLSGLETTAKMPEERPYVVFLTAHPEHALEAFDVGAVDYVMKPADEARIERAMARARAFLDGPPRTPSEGQEAALRRLAVPTKQGVVLVSPDEISHAVFDGALVTVHAGDKRLLTDHTLQELEDRLPKATFERVHRRALLNLEAVVRLEPLPTGGYTAHVSGGSTVEVSRQSARKLRRRLGLR; translated from the coding sequence ATGAGCGCGCCGCTCCGTGTCCTCGTCTGCGACGACGAGCTCATGGCGCGAAAGCGCATCGCTCGCATCGTGTCGGAGCTCTCGGGCATCGAGGCCGTGCTCGAGTGCGCGAGCGGCGAAGAGGTGCTCTCGGTGCTCTCTCGGGAGGACGTGGACGTCGCGATCCTCGACATTCACATGCCCGGCCTCTCGGGCCTCGAGACCACCGCGAAGATGCCGGAGGAGCGGCCCTACGTCGTGTTCCTGACGGCGCACCCGGAGCACGCCCTCGAGGCCTTCGACGTGGGCGCGGTCGACTACGTGATGAAGCCGGCGGACGAGGCGCGGATCGAGCGTGCCATGGCGCGCGCGCGGGCCTTCCTCGACGGGCCCCCTCGTACGCCGAGCGAAGGACAGGAGGCGGCGCTGCGGCGCCTGGCCGTGCCCACCAAGCAGGGCGTCGTGCTGGTCTCTCCGGACGAGATCTCCCACGCCGTCTTCGACGGGGCGCTCGTCACCGTCCACGCGGGCGACAAGCGGCTCCTCACCGACCACACGCTCCAAGAGCTCGAGGACAGGCTCCCGAAGGCCACGTTCGAGCGTGTGCACCGTCGAGCCCTGTTGAACCTCGAGGCCGTCGTGCGCCTCGAGCCGCTGCCGACGGGGGGCTACACGGCCCACGTCTCCGGCGGGAGCACCGTCGAGGTCTCGCGTCAGTCGGCGAGGAAGCTCCGTCGTCGCCTCGGGCTGCGCTGA